The sequence ACTTCTTTGGGCTGTGATTACTGCTTATAGCAGAATTTATTTGGGCGTTCATTATCCGTTAGATGTAATTACAGGAATGGCTTTTGGGGGCGTTATAGGTTGGCTGTTTTATCTTCTGCAAAAATGGGGACAGAAGAAATTTAATTCGTAAATTATGTTAGGTTGAGCGCAGTCGAAACCTCTTTCTAATAACGAAATTTCAAATCAAGAAACCCCTCAACTGCGCTCGGGGTGACATTGCGATTACTTTTTAGTTACAACAAACAAATCCCTATACAATCTATTTTTATGTGTTCGGCTGTCTTTTCCCTTCGGATTCATATCGTAACGGACTATAAATTCTTTATTGAATTCTGAAAAAGCTTCCTCAAAACTTTCGTGATTATTGTCAGAAACCATCACGCCAAATTGATTTTCCTCTGGAATTAAAATATTTTCGTCTTCTCTTAAAATTTTCATCTTTTCGCCATAATCCCAGATAAGCTCTGGCGTCATATCTGAAAATTCATAGATTTCTATGTTCTTCTCTTTCGCAAAAGTATTCGCTTCTGAAAATGGTTTATACTCAGGGTTGTCAGTAATTGCAGCACTCAGTGGAAGTCCGAACCAAATTACCATCACAATAAAAGCTATTGTTAGATAAAAAACGCTTTCAATTTTTCTTCGGAAGAGATTTCTATACATTAAAACCGCTATTGTTAATAATGCAATCGAAAGCAATACAAACCAAACCCAATTTCCGGCAAGTCCGTCTTTCAGAAAGATATAGCCACCTATTGGAAATGCAATTCCTATAAAAGCAATTAGCCCAAAGTTGAAATAGACTGGAATTGTTTCCCTTTTATCTTTCAATTTTTTAAATTTTCTGAAAAGATATTCAATATAAAAACCCGTATTCAAAGCCATTGGAATTAATACTGGCAATAAATAGCGCGATTTTTTCTCTGGAATTAACGAAAGTAAAATCACTGAAATCATCGTCCAAAGAAAAGTGAAGAAGTAGGCTTTTTTATTAAAAACTCGATTCTTTAAATATGGATAAATCAAAGCTATAAATGCCGGAATGGTCCAAACGCCGCTCTGCGTAAAAAAACTCCAGTAATAATAAAATGGCTTAGTTTCATAACTAATCCAGTTTGTAGTTTCTTTTTTGGTGATTTCTGCGGCAGCTGGATCAAATTTTAATGTGTACCAATGCCACCAAGTGGAAACAATTGTTGCGACTATTAGAAAAGCAATCAACGGCAACCAGCGCGATTTAAAGTTTTTGTATTTGTAAACAATTCCAAAGGCAATCAAAAAGGGGAGGAGCAATGCGTAAAACGAAACAGGGCCTTTGCTCAAGAACGAACAACCAAAGAAAAGTCCAGCCAAAAGTGCATTTCTATATTTATGGGTTTCTTCCGTGAAAAATAAGTACAGAAGATAGATGCAACCCATCATAAACCCGTGGGTGTAAATATCCCACTGCCCATCACGAGCGGAGGCAACGATGTAAAACGAAGTCGCCAATACTAACGAACTTATAAAGGCATATAATTTTTCCGAAGTTAATTTTGTGGCAAGTTTATAAGAAAAAAGCACTAAAATTAAACTCATAATAGCTGCCGGAAGTCGTAGTGCCCAAATAGTTTTTATTCCAAATATAGCTGCAGAAAAAGCAGTAAGCCAAGTAGGAAGCGGCGGTTTTTGATAGCGTGGTTCACCATTTATTGTGGTTAATAACCAGTTGCCATCTTGCAACATTTCACGTGCCGTAATGAAGTTTCTCGCTTCCATAATATTTACTGGCAACGAGTTTAAATTCACGAAGAAAATAGCCGCGCAAGTAATTAAAAGAAGCAGTAAATAATTCTTTTCAATTTTCATAACGCATTTGTTTTTTCCAGATAAAAATATTCCGAACGTAAATAATCAAACCAGCAATGTGGCCTACAAAAAGTACTGGATCTTCTCTAAAAATTGCATAGGTTAAAATTAGCGAAGCCCCTAAAACACTCATTCGCCAAAAGCCAACGGGTAATTGTGAAGTTTTTGTTTTTTCAGAAACTATCCATTGATATACAAAACGAAGTGTGAAAATTAGTTGTGAGACAATTCCTAAAAGTAGGAGCCAAAAAGGAATGTCGTCGTTGTTGAAAAGCTTTTGGATGTCATATTCGCCGTTATTGTAAGCATAAATTACAACGAAAACTGGAAAGACAAAAAGAAAAATTTGCAACCATTTGGGCGATTTCTTCCATTCGCCTTGCAATTGTAAATTTCGAATATAAATGTAATAGGTTAAGGCTTGACCGAGCATAATCGCGAAATCATCACGTAAATGTCCGTAAACGAAAAGTAAAAAGGAAGCGAGCAAACTCAGTTTCCAAAAAGCTGAAGGTGTAATTATACGCTTGCTTTTTTCGGAAAGAATCCATTGAACAATAAGCCTTCCGCTGAAAAGGATTTGTGCCAAAAAGCCAATGCCATACACAATCCAGTTGCTCATCTTTTGCTTTTAATTTCGTAGTTGATGTATTTTTTCTTCATCCAAAGGTAAGCGAAACAGTCCATCAGAGGCCCAATCAATCTATTCCAAAGTCCAAATTTTGCAGTTCCCGCCATTCTTGGAAAATGTTTTACAGGCACTTGTATAATTTTTCCGTTTTGCAAAAGAATCATTGCGGGTAAAAACCTGTGAAGGCCTTTAAACATTGGAATGCGTTTTGCGTAATCACTTTTTATAACTTTTAGAGGGCAACCCGTATCGTCCATTCCGTCATTTGTAAAAGCTCTACGAATTCCGTTTGCAATTTTGGATGACATATTTTTTACGAACTTATCCTTTCTATCTGCGCGAACTCCTGTAACCAAATCGTATTCGCCAATATGTTCCAGCAAAAGGTTGAAATCTTCTGGCGCAGTTTGTAAATCGCTATCAATATAACCAACCAACGGACTTTCAACATAATCAAAACCTGCTTTTATGGCAGCGCTCAGACCTCGGTTTTCTTTGAAATTTATAAAATGAAAAGCCTCATTGCGATTACAAATTTGTTCAATTAGCATTTGGCTGTTGTCCTTAGAACCGTCGTTTACAAAGAGGATAGACGTTTTTTTAAAGGCGATTTTGGTGTAGTCAAGCAGTTCCTTTTCAACACGTTCTAAGTTTTCTTCTTCGTTATAAACGGGCACAATTATGGTAAACTCGTACATTCAGTTTTTTTGAAAAGGTTTGTGCAAAAGTATTTCTTTTTTGAAGAATAAGGCATAACGCTAAAAAAGATGTTATTTTGCAGATGAAAAGGAAGCAAGAAACAGGACTTAAATGACACAGGACAATTTTGGATATAAAATCCAAATTCGTCTTGATTCCTGAATCCCTTCAGTCTTGTTTCAAAAGAAAATATATGAAAATACTCGTTACAGGCGCTGCCGGATTTATAGGTTCCCATACTTCGGAAAGATTAAAGAAACTTGGTCACGAGGTGATTGGTATTGATAATTTTTCGCCTTATTACGATATTTCACTAAAGAATCTGAATGCCAAAGTCCTTTCAGGAAAAAATATCAAAATCCTAAACCTTGATTTAAGAGATACTGATTTAGCTGAAAATCTCCCAAACGATTTAGATTTTATATTCCACTTTGCTGCGCATCCTGGTATTTCTAGCACTTCTTCGTTTGAAGATTATTTCAGCAATAATATTTTAGCAACACAGCGTTTGCTTGAATTTGCTGAAAGACTTGCAAAGAAACCATTTTTTGTGAATATTGCTACTTCTTCAATCTATGGGTTGGAAGCCACTTTTCCTGAAAGCGTTCCGCCGAAACCCGCTTCTTGGTACGGCGTTACAAAACTTGCTGCCGAACAATTAGTGCTGGCAAAAAGCCGTGAAAACAAATTGAAAGGAACTTCACTTCGTCTGTTTTCAGTTTATGGGCCGCGCGAAAGACCAGATAAACTTTACACTCGCTTGATAGATTGTGGCTTGAATAATAAAGCGTTTCCGTTGTTTGAAGGTAGCGAAAAACACTTGCGCAGTTTTACCTATGTACAAGATATTGTGGACGGAATTGTGAGTGTTATTGGTAAAGAAGAAGTCTGCAATGGCGAGGTTTTCAACCTAGGAACAGAAACCGAAAGCACTACCGCACAAGGAATTGCGACGGCTGAGGAAATTCTTCAAAAGAAAATAAAAACGGGAATAAATCCTCCACGTGACGGCGATCAATCCAGAACCAAAGCGAATATTGATAAAGCTAGAAAACTGCTCAGTTATAACCCGCAAACAACTTTGAAAGAAGGATTGATTGCTCAAACTGAATGGTTTAAAGAAAATTTTTAATTTTTTGTAATTATCTAATATTCAGTAATTTATTTTCACTTCCGTTTTTTGGTATCTTTTCACCTTTATTACCATTTGTTTGAGAAATTAATTTAAATGTATATTGCCATAAAATAAATATGAAAAAAACTACACTCCTCTTCTTGTTTATAGCTTTTAGCTTTAATTATATTTTAGCGCAATGCCCTACAGGACCTATAGTTCTTTCCACACAAGATGATATAGATAATTTTGCTATAAACTATCCTGGTTGTACACAGCTTACCAATAATTTAACAATAAGCGGAAGTACCATTGAAAATCTAAATGGTCTGAGTTCCATTACGTCCATTGATGGAGATTTAGTGATAACCGCGAACACTCGCCTAAGATATTTGGCAGGGTTGGATAACCTAACAAACATTACTGGAAAATTTGAAATTTCAGGTACTCTGATCTATAATTGTAATGGTCTTGGATCCTTAACAAATATTGGCGGTGATTTTGTAGCTAGAAAACTTGAAAAGTTTTTAGGTTTGAGTTCTTTGGTCTCTATTGGGGGAACTTTGAACATAGAATATAACGGTAGTCTCGAGACTTTAATTGGTCTGGATGCACTTACTACTATTGGTGGAGATTTAAAATTTAAGAATAATAATAATTTATTAAGATTATTGGGTGTAAATAATTTGCAAAGTATTGGAGGAGATTTTGCAATGATAAATGTAAATATTAATTCTAATAATTTGGATGGATTACAGAGTTTGGAAAGTATAGGGGGGAATCTTGACATCACCTCTTCCATAAATTCTATGTATGGATTAAGTGGACTTACCAGTATTGGTGGCAATTTGGATTTAAATTCAGGTTCATATATTAACGATTTAGATGGATTATTATCGTTGAATTCTATTGGAGGAGATTTCATTATTACAAATAGCACTATTGAAGATATGACATGTGCCACCCTCCAAACTATCGGTGGCTCATTATTAATTCAAAATTGCGACGAGCTTACCAACATTAATTTTCCTGGGATTGCTGGAGTAGGTGGCTATATGTCTATTTTTGATAATGGTGTTCTAACTTCAATTGCAGGATATACTCCATTGTCAGCCGTAGGTAGTTATTTAAAGATTTCCAACAATGGGTTAATGACAACCATCCCCGATTTCAACAATCTTACTACTGTTGGTGGGGATTTAAACTTGAGCAACAATTTTTCGCTTCTTGCCGTAAATAACTTCCAAAGTTTGACGAATGT comes from Aequorivita sublithincola DSM 14238 and encodes:
- a CDS encoding NAD-dependent epimerase/dehydratase family protein; translation: MKILVTGAAGFIGSHTSERLKKLGHEVIGIDNFSPYYDISLKNLNAKVLSGKNIKILNLDLRDTDLAENLPNDLDFIFHFAAHPGISSTSSFEDYFSNNILATQRLLEFAERLAKKPFFVNIATSSIYGLEATFPESVPPKPASWYGVTKLAAEQLVLAKSRENKLKGTSLRLFSVYGPRERPDKLYTRLIDCGLNNKAFPLFEGSEKHLRSFTYVQDIVDGIVSVIGKEEVCNGEVFNLGTETESTTAQGIATAEEILQKKIKTGINPPRDGDQSRTKANIDKARKLLSYNPQTTLKEGLIAQTEWFKENF
- a CDS encoding glycosyltransferase family 2 protein; this encodes MYEFTIIVPVYNEEENLERVEKELLDYTKIAFKKTSILFVNDGSKDNSQMLIEQICNRNEAFHFINFKENRGLSAAIKAGFDYVESPLVGYIDSDLQTAPEDFNLLLEHIGEYDLVTGVRADRKDKFVKNMSSKIANGIRRAFTNDGMDDTGCPLKVIKSDYAKRIPMFKGLHRFLPAMILLQNGKIIQVPVKHFPRMAGTAKFGLWNRLIGPLMDCFAYLWMKKKYINYEIKSKR
- a CDS encoding ArnT family glycosyltransferase, which encodes MKIEKNYLLLLLITCAAIFFVNLNSLPVNIMEARNFITAREMLQDGNWLLTTINGEPRYQKPPLPTWLTAFSAAIFGIKTIWALRLPAAIMSLILVLFSYKLATKLTSEKLYAFISSLVLATSFYIVASARDGQWDIYTHGFMMGCIYLLYLFFTEETHKYRNALLAGLFFGCSFLSKGPVSFYALLLPFLIAFGIVYKYKNFKSRWLPLIAFLIVATIVSTWWHWYTLKFDPAAAEITKKETTNWISYETKPFYYYWSFFTQSGVWTIPAFIALIYPYLKNRVFNKKAYFFTFLWTMISVILLSLIPEKKSRYLLPVLIPMALNTGFYIEYLFRKFKKLKDKRETIPVYFNFGLIAFIGIAFPIGGYIFLKDGLAGNWVWFVLLSIALLTIAVLMYRNLFRRKIESVFYLTIAFIVMVIWFGLPLSAAITDNPEYKPFSEANTFAKEKNIEIYEFSDMTPELIWDYGEKMKILREDENILIPEENQFGVMVSDNNHESFEEAFSEFNKEFIVRYDMNPKGKDSRTHKNRLYRDLFVVTKK
- a CDS encoding lipid-A-disaccharide synthase N-terminal domain-containing protein → MSNWIVYGIGFLAQILFSGRLIVQWILSEKSKRIITPSAFWKLSLLASFLLFVYGHLRDDFAIMLGQALTYYIYIRNLQLQGEWKKSPKWLQIFLFVFPVFVVIYAYNNGEYDIQKLFNNDDIPFWLLLLGIVSQLIFTLRFVYQWIVSEKTKTSQLPVGFWRMSVLGASLILTYAIFREDPVLFVGHIAGLIIYVRNIFIWKKQMRYEN